One Rosa chinensis cultivar Old Blush chromosome 3, RchiOBHm-V2, whole genome shotgun sequence DNA window includes the following coding sequences:
- the LOC112194959 gene encoding PRA1 family protein A1 has product MDWGNVTAEDLVDALREVDWSSPPRPFSEFFSRFTVPRSSSKWNSRLKCNLYYYRTNYFLLIVTILGLAFLTRPLAIVAAFLTALSIAFLNDSFAGTFSEKVTRSVRQFSPHLAAKMRPPLTPVIRGRPSAKRAIFICGRPRWVFVLIFSSVSFILWLVSCGLLIVSWALSFGLLATLLHASFRTPNLKARLNTFREEFRQVWRNYSEL; this is encoded by the exons ATGGATTGGGGCAACGTCACGGCGGAGGATCTGGTCGACGCGCTCCGCGAAGTGGACTGGTCGTCTCCGCCGCGCCCTTTCTCGGAATTCTTCTCCAGGTTCACAGTCCCCAGATCCTCTTCCAAATGGAACAGCCGCCTCAAATGCAATCTCTACTA CTACAGAACCAACTACTTCCTTTTGATTGTTACGATTCTCG GCTTGGCTTTTCTAACGAGGCCTCTTGCAATTGTGGCTGCCTTTCTGACGGCACTCAGCATTGCTTTTCTGAATGACAG CTTTGCAGGTACTTTTAGTGAGAAAGTTACAAGATCTGTGAGGCAATTCTCTCCACATTTAGCTGCAAAGATGAGACCTCCTCTTAC GCCTGTAATTCGTGGACGTCCTTCAGCCAAGAGAGCAATATTCATATGTGGTCGGCCTCGTTGGGTGTTTGTCTTGATATTCTCTTCTG TGAGTTTCATCCTGTGGCTTGTTTCCTGTGGTCTCTTAATTGTCTCATGGGCACTCTCCTTCGGACTTCTTG CCACTTTACTGCATGCAAGCTTCAGGACACCCAACTTGAAAGCACGTCTGAACACATTCCGCGAGGAATTTCGTCAAGTTTGGCGCAACTATAGTGAGCTGTAA
- the LOC112194121 gene encoding uncharacterized protein LOC112194121 produces MDKILFWNTRGAGGDDFSSVIVDLVKMHDVDLLIICEPRIQFSKAKRHLLSIGFTDFVVEEATGFSGAIWILWNKNKVQLQKIDSNSQSITVKVSGNGIGDFNELVAYADKNGGSYAGKFGGLRDWVQSEAMIDLGYQGANFTWSSGRIKERLDRGFCNTDWRLLFAEARVIHLAKTKSDHCPLLLRLQPHVQNCRINPPFRFHSMWMQHEEYKGFVTTAWNNTVGNLLDKTNLLASELNTWNKDVFGNIFKKKRRLLARIAGIQKKLCVHDNPFLLNLEKELIKQYELVRDQEAMLWKQKSREKWIQDGDRNTKYFHITTMVRRRKNKIDGLFDDSGGDTNCSENLVAPVSLQEIRSALFSIGGLKAPGFDGFPAAFFQNHWDLCKVEIINLVTNAFLQGQLAYVVRCTSFQVILNGDLSEKFTAGRGIRQGDPLSPYIFVLCMEKLSHLIQSAIEVGQWKPIKSSQSGPLVSHLFFADDLILFAEASTNQARVLKKCMDLFCSISGQSVNFEKSKIYCSPNVRTNLARAISGICGSPLTKDLGKYLGVPLLHSRVTKLTYSEMIDKVHGRLCGWKSKTLSMAGRLTLINSVTASIPIYTMQTAKIPLSTCDALDKLNRDFLWGDSDDKRKIHLVNWDNVCKPKNRGGLGIKRTTDMNKAMLAKVSWRILQNDDGFWCNLYKAKYLKHVSVIRNLYKPPDKCSTTWRSICSGATLLRQGIIWRIGDGGTARFWTDHWSSQGILAPLAIDRTMVDPNLLVQDFWNGYDWDITMVCACLPPEIAAKIICIPIDNVGRTSNKMIWKPTHDGKFSVKSAYNSIVDDGQPISGLWKGIWSFNIHPKLKIFNWLFVRGRDCPMATTVWKEIGMPATIIRTFKLDWNSWITAKLLQKNWLQIAIELKIKHITVETDSATLLNLMMSADIDLHPLGTLLSNCKIMLTSFESYFIQYIHREQNMVADGLAKISIDQEIGLCRCPSIPPFVYQAVMDDIDGISRPRTFMSS; encoded by the exons ATGGATAAAATTCTCTTTTGGAATACTAGAGGTGCTGGAGGTGATGATTTTAGTTCTGTAATTGTGGACCTTGTTAAGATGCATGATGTTGATCTTTTAATTATTTGCGAACCTAGAATTCAATTTTCTAAAGCTAAGAGACATCTTTTGAGCATTGGTTTTACTGACTTTGTAGTTGAAGAAGCAACTGGTTTTTCAGGTGCTATCTGGATATTGTGGAATAAAAATAAAGTTCAGCTCCAAAAGATTGACTCTAATTCTCAATCTATCACTGTGAAAGTTTCTGGGAATGGCATAG GTGATTTTAATGAACTTGTTGCTTATGCTGATAAAAATGGCGGATCTTACGCaggtaaatttggaggtcttaGAGATTGGGTGCAAAGTGAGGCTATGATTGATCTTGGATATCAAGGTGCTAATTTTACCTGGTCAAGTGGAAGAATTAAAGAAAGATTGGATCGGGGTTTCTGTAACACTGATTGGAGGCTGCTATTTGCTGAAGCTAGAGTTATCCATCTTGCCAAAACGAAGTCTGACCATTGCCCATTATTGCTGAGACTTCAACCACATGTCCAGAATTGTAGAATTAATCCTCCTTTCCGTTTTCATTCCATGTGGATGCAACATGAGGAGTACAAGGgatttgtgactactgcttggAATAATACTGTTGGTAATCTGCTCGACAAAACTAATCTTCTTGCTTCTGAGTTAAATACATGGAATAAAGACGTCTTTGGGAATATTTTCAAAAAGAAGAGAAGGCTCCTTGCTAGAATTGCGGGCATTCAGAAGAAGCTATGTGTTCATGACAACCCTTTCCTGCTCAACCTTGAGAAAGAGCTTATTAAGCAGTATGAATTGGTCAGGGACCAAGAAGCTATGCTATGGAAGCAAAAGTCAAGAGAAAAGTGGATTCAAGATGGTGATAGAAACACAAAATATTTTCACATTACCACTATGGTCAggagaaggaaaaataaaatcGATGGCCTTTTTGATGATAGTGGTG GTGATACCAATTGCAGTGAGAATCTAGTGGCTCCTGTCAGTCTCCAAGAAATAAGATCTGCTTTATTCTCTATCGGAGGTCTGAAAGCCCCTGGCTTTGATGGCTTTCCTGCAGCTTTCTTTCAAAATCATTGGGATCTTTGCAAAGTGGAAATCATTAACTTAGTTACTAATGCCTTTCTTCAAGGCCAATTAGCCTATGTTGTACGATGTACAAG TTTTCAAGTAATCCTTAACGGTGATTTGTCTGAGAAATTTACTGCTGGTAGAGGAATTAGACAAGGGGATCCCTTATCCCCTTACATTTTTGTACTTTGCATGGAAAAGCTCTCCCATCTCATTCAATCGGCGATTGAAGTTGGCCAATGGAAACCAATCAAATCCTCTCAATCTGGTCCATTGGTGTCACACTTGTTTTTTGCTGATGACTTGATCCTGTTTGCTGAAGCTTCTACCAACCAAGCTAGAGTCCTGAAAAAATGCATGGATTTGTTTTGTAGTATCTCTGGTCAGTCTGTGAATTTTGAGAAATCCAAAATTTACTGCTCCCCTAATGTTAGGACTAACCTTGCCAGAGCTATAAGTGGTATTTGTGGCTCACCTCTCACGAAGGATCTTGGTAAGTATCTTGGTGTGCCTCTTTTGCATTCTCGAGTTACTAAACTCACTTACTCTGAAATGATTGACAAGGTTCATGGTAGGCTCTGTGGATGGAAAAGTAAAACTCTGAGCATGGCTGGTAGACTCACTCTAATTAATTCTGTGACTGCTTCTATACCTATTTACACTATGCAGACAGCTAAGATCCCCTTATCTACTTGTGATGCTTTAGATAAACTCAACAGGGATTTTCTTTGGGGTGATAGTGATgataaaaggaaaatacatttgGTAAATTGGGACAATGTTTGCAAACCTAAAAATAGGGGTGGCTTAGGCATTAAGAGGACAACTGATATGAATAAAGCCATGTTGGCTAAGGTTAGTTGGAGAATTCTACAAAATGATGATGGTTTCTGGTGCAATTTGTACaaagctaaatatttgaaacatGTCAGTGTGATTAGAAATCTCTACAAACCTCCTGATAAGTGCTCTACTACTTGGCGTAGTATTTGCTCTGGCGCTACTCTATTAAGACAAGGAATTATATGGAGAATTGGTGATGGTGGCACTGCTCGATTTTGGACTGACCATTGGTCCTCTCAAGGAATTTTGGCTCCTCTGGCTATTGATCGTACCATGGTGGATCCCAACTTACTAGTTCAGGACTTCTGGAATGGCTATGATTGGGATATCACAATGGTTTGTGCTTGTTTACCTCCTGAAATTGCAGCTAAAATTATTTGCATTCCTATTGATAACGTTGGGCGCACTTCTAATAAGATGATATGGAAGCCCACACATGATGGTAAATTTTCTGTGAAAAGTGCTTATAATAGCATTGTTGATGATGGTCAACCTATTAGTGGTCTTTGGAAAGGTATCTGGAGCTTCAATATTCATCCAAAATTAAAAATCTTCAATTGGCTCTTTGTTCGAGGGAG GGATTGTCCCATGGCTACTACTGTTTGGAAGGAAATTGGAATGCCTgctaccattattagaactttCAAGCTTGACTGGAATAGTTGGATAACAGCTAAGCTCTTGCAAAAAAACT GGTTGCAGATTGCCATTGAGCTTAAGATCAAGCATATTACTGTGGAAACTGATTCTGCTACCCTTTTGAACCTAATGATGAGTGCTGACATTGATCTCCATCCCTTGGGTACTCTGCTTTCTAATTGTAAGATTATGCTTACCTCATTTGAATCTTATTTTATTCAGTATATCCATCGTGAGCAGAATATGGTTGCGGATGGTTTAGCCAAGATAAGTATTGATCAAGAGATAGGGCTTTGCAGATGCCCTTCCATTCCTCCTTTTGTCTATCAAGCTGTGATGGATGATATTGATGGCATTTCTAGGCCTAGAACCTTTATGTCTTCTTAG